Proteins encoded within one genomic window of Eleutherodactylus coqui strain aEleCoq1 chromosome 1, aEleCoq1.hap1, whole genome shotgun sequence:
- the LOC136632896 gene encoding uncharacterized protein isoform X2, with protein MLQYPNHIIIFGILGVMCSVFAVGDAWTPGIRVNDTGRNDYSWGWRNSTRTRKQDNFTCEANQKCYIVNITFDGTIWSGNPLSHISSTYRPSYALHKATGQINITSLVKVSCCQRPKELPYLNYSLVIQYVQNCTNTGVQFSFPLNETEVITCGNTTEIENRAMWGQFLVFVNINASKIDPGHIKRVPSTCRLVGRDAQKTVIQASVQFPPSRTCPTKRSRRAWYDTLLGGYGALSGTINGFDIETLANRMHNAGSGIKDVLTLQANWMPTIWQPFSMQTDVDTIMLDLQDASNRFSYEINSNISNYVNWSICTLQTIYQQQQKNTLQTMLMTGNEQVWRTVFNQTITETDWIQLEAQKMVCNDILCKGTIFIYNVTKKNVMCKFVVLPLLIGVPEDMHFWVPRFNGIYIDDQNRTHDLSLCDDTLEGTICKVQSAVYEPCLLQNTINVCEWTVLPLTFKMMVEIAPQEVCLASNHPVVPGMVVPFSGCLRNVSALVWENETFVLLPEQDKTVAVNWQPLPLNVSNWDLNLTKFKKLLEDTEEVQQHIKLLNRSLATHIVSTTVIAGKIVKMGSAIADATSHHWYDIFMGYSSSAQTTLNWLIHPFWYWP; from the exons atgctacaatatccg aatcacataatcatttttggaatccttggcgtcatgtgttcggtgttcgcagtaggtgatgcgtggacgccagggatccgcgtcaatgacaccggaaggaatgattattcgtggggctggaggaattcaacccgaaccaggaagcaagacaacttcacttgtgaagccaaccagaaatgttatatcgtgaatattacctttgatgggactatctggagtggaaatccattatcgcatataagttcgacttaccgtccttcatatgcactgcataaggccacgggacaaataaacattacgtcacttgtgaaagtgtcctgctgtcagagaccaaaagagttgccatatctcaattactccctggtgatacaatatgttcagaattgtacaaatacgggagtgcagttttcatttcccttaaatgagacagaagtaattacgtgtgggaatacaacggagatcgagaatcgggccatgtggggccagttcctggtattcgtgaacattaatgcttctaaaatagatcctggacatataaaaagggttccatccacctgtcgcctggtgggacgagatgctcaaaagactgttatacaagcctccgtgcagtttccaccctcaaggacttgtcctaccaagcgttcccgtcgagcttggtatgataccttactcggaggctacggagcgctttctgggactattaatggttttgatatagagactttagctaatcgaatgcataacgcgggaagtggtattaaagatgtgctcacattgcaggctaactggatgcccactatatggcagccctttagtatgcaaacggatgtggacacaataatgcttgatttgcaagatgcatctaataggttttcatatgaaataaattctaacatatctaactatgttaattggtcaatatgtaccttgcagaccatttatcagcaacaacaaaagaacacacttcaaactatgctcatgactggcaatgagcaagtgtggaggaccgtgttcaatcagactataactgagactgattggatacagttggaggcgcagaaaatggtttgcaatgatatattatgtaaagggaccatattcatatacaatgttactaaaaagaatgtgatgtgtaagtttgtagttctccccttacttataggtgttccagaagatatgcatttctgggtacctagatttaacgggatttacattgatgaccaaaatagaactcatgatttatcattgtgtgatgatacattagaagggaccatatgcaaggtccaatcggctgtttatgaaccatgcttattacaaaatacgatcaatgtatgtgaatggactgtgctgccactcacttttaagatgatggttgaaatagccccacaggaggtatgtttggcaagtaatcatcctgttgtacctgggatggttgtcccattttcaggatgcttgcgaaacgtatctgcacttgtttgggaaaatgagacctttgtgttattacccgaacaagacaagacagtggctgtcaattggcaaccactgcctttaaatgtgtcaaattgggatctaaatttgaccaaattcaaaaagttgttagaagacacagaagaagtacagcaacatattaaattgcttaatagatctttggcaacgcatattgtaagtactactgtaatagctggcaaaattgtaaagatgggatcggctattgctgatgccacgtcacaccattggtatgacatctttatgggttattcatcatctgcacaaaccactcttaattggctaatacatcctttttggtattggccatag
- the LOC136632896 gene encoding uncharacterized protein isoform X1, whose protein sequence is MASRYSCLGSPKKWTLGREGHLQNHIIIFGILGVMCSVFAVGDAWTPGIRVNDTGRNDYSWGWRNSTRTRKQDNFTCEANQKCYIVNITFDGTIWSGNPLSHISSTYRPSYALHKATGQINITSLVKVSCCQRPKELPYLNYSLVIQYVQNCTNTGVQFSFPLNETEVITCGNTTEIENRAMWGQFLVFVNINASKIDPGHIKRVPSTCRLVGRDAQKTVIQASVQFPPSRTCPTKRSRRAWYDTLLGGYGALSGTINGFDIETLANRMHNAGSGIKDVLTLQANWMPTIWQPFSMQTDVDTIMLDLQDASNRFSYEINSNISNYVNWSICTLQTIYQQQQKNTLQTMLMTGNEQVWRTVFNQTITETDWIQLEAQKMVCNDILCKGTIFIYNVTKKNVMCKFVVLPLLIGVPEDMHFWVPRFNGIYIDDQNRTHDLSLCDDTLEGTICKVQSAVYEPCLLQNTINVCEWTVLPLTFKMMVEIAPQEVCLASNHPVVPGMVVPFSGCLRNVSALVWENETFVLLPEQDKTVAVNWQPLPLNVSNWDLNLTKFKKLLEDTEEVQQHIKLLNRSLATHIVSTTVIAGKIVKMGSAIADATSHHWYDIFMGYSSSAQTTLNWLIHPFWYWP, encoded by the exons atggcttcaaggtacagctgtttgggctcaccaaaaaagtggacacttgggagagaaggccacttacag aatcacataatcatttttggaatccttggcgtcatgtgttcggtgttcgcagtaggtgatgcgtggacgccagggatccgcgtcaatgacaccggaaggaatgattattcgtggggctggaggaattcaacccgaaccaggaagcaagacaacttcacttgtgaagccaaccagaaatgttatatcgtgaatattacctttgatgggactatctggagtggaaatccattatcgcatataagttcgacttaccgtccttcatatgcactgcataaggccacgggacaaataaacattacgtcacttgtgaaagtgtcctgctgtcagagaccaaaagagttgccatatctcaattactccctggtgatacaatatgttcagaattgtacaaatacgggagtgcagttttcatttcccttaaatgagacagaagtaattacgtgtgggaatacaacggagatcgagaatcgggccatgtggggccagttcctggtattcgtgaacattaatgcttctaaaatagatcctggacatataaaaagggttccatccacctgtcgcctggtgggacgagatgctcaaaagactgttatacaagcctccgtgcagtttccaccctcaaggacttgtcctaccaagcgttcccgtcgagcttggtatgataccttactcggaggctacggagcgctttctgggactattaatggttttgatatagagactttagctaatcgaatgcataacgcgggaagtggtattaaagatgtgctcacattgcaggctaactggatgcccactatatggcagccctttagtatgcaaacggatgtggacacaataatgcttgatttgcaagatgcatctaataggttttcatatgaaataaattctaacatatctaactatgttaattggtcaatatgtaccttgcagaccatttatcagcaacaacaaaagaacacacttcaaactatgctcatgactggcaatgagcaagtgtggaggaccgtgttcaatcagactataactgagactgattggatacagttggaggcgcagaaaatggtttgcaatgatatattatgtaaagggaccatattcatatacaatgttactaaaaagaatgtgatgtgtaagtttgtagttctccccttacttataggtgttccagaagatatgcatttctgggtacctagatttaacgggatttacattgatgaccaaaatagaactcatgatttatcattgtgtgatgatacattagaagggaccatatgcaaggtccaatcggctgtttatgaaccatgcttattacaaaatacgatcaatgtatgtgaatggactgtgctgccactcacttttaagatgatggttgaaatagccccacaggaggtatgtttggcaagtaatcatcctgttgtacctgggatggttgtcccattttcaggatgcttgcgaaacgtatctgcacttgtttgggaaaatgagacctttgtgttattacccgaacaagacaagacagtggctgtcaattggcaaccactgcctttaaatgtgtcaaattgggatctaaatttgaccaaattcaaaaagttgttagaagacacagaagaagtacagcaacatattaaattgcttaatagatctttggcaacgcatattgtaagtactactgtaatagctggcaaaattgtaaagatgggatcggctattgctgatgccacgtcacaccattggtatgacatctttatgggttattcatcatctgcacaaaccactcttaattggctaatacatcctttttggtattggccatag